A window of the Gordonia humi genome harbors these coding sequences:
- a CDS encoding acyl-CoA dehydrogenase family protein — translation MWDFSTDPEFQAKLDWMTQFVRDECEPLDVLFPHGGDPYDVHNVASRAILRPLQARVKEQGLWACHLGLDLGGPGYGQLKLGLMNEIIGRSYWAPTVFGTAAPDTGNAEILAMFGTAEQKERYLQPLLDGEIVSCFSMTEPQAGADPKEFTCRARREGDEWVIEGEKWFSSNARYAEFLIVMAVTDPDASPHRRMSMLIVPADADGVEILRNVSVLGERDDLDEGIHGYIRYNRVRVPLDAMLGGPGDGFAVAQARLGGGRVHHAMRTVGLCQRALDMMAERALSRRTQGEPLYKKQSVQQMLADSKIQLVQLRLLVLHTAWIIDTQPNGTARSSIAMCKVQMARVMHDIVERAVHLHGSLGVTLETPLAGWWASVPQLALADGPTEVHQGTVAKELLKAYTGTDDPFPTEHIPERLAAARDKHSVVLAAHGLT, via the coding sequence ATGTGGGACTTCTCGACCGATCCCGAGTTCCAGGCCAAGCTCGACTGGATGACCCAGTTCGTACGCGACGAATGCGAGCCGCTCGACGTGCTGTTTCCCCACGGAGGCGACCCGTACGACGTGCACAACGTAGCGAGCCGGGCGATCTTGCGGCCGCTGCAGGCGCGCGTCAAAGAGCAGGGCCTGTGGGCCTGCCACCTCGGCCTGGATCTCGGCGGCCCAGGGTACGGCCAGCTCAAACTCGGGCTGATGAACGAGATCATCGGCAGGTCGTACTGGGCACCGACAGTATTCGGCACCGCGGCCCCGGACACCGGCAACGCCGAGATCCTCGCGATGTTCGGTACGGCCGAACAGAAGGAGCGGTACCTGCAACCACTGCTCGACGGCGAGATCGTATCGTGCTTCTCGATGACCGAGCCGCAGGCCGGAGCGGACCCCAAGGAGTTCACGTGTCGGGCACGGCGCGAGGGCGACGAGTGGGTGATCGAAGGCGAGAAGTGGTTCTCGTCGAACGCGCGGTACGCCGAGTTCCTGATCGTCATGGCGGTGACCGACCCGGACGCGTCGCCGCATCGCCGCATGTCGATGCTCATCGTCCCCGCCGACGCCGACGGCGTCGAGATCCTCCGCAACGTCTCGGTATTGGGTGAGCGAGACGACCTCGACGAGGGAATTCACGGCTACATCCGGTACAACCGTGTGCGCGTCCCGTTGGACGCCATGCTGGGCGGACCGGGCGACGGATTCGCCGTCGCGCAGGCACGCCTCGGCGGCGGCCGAGTCCATCACGCGATGCGCACCGTCGGTCTGTGTCAACGCGCACTCGACATGATGGCCGAACGAGCACTGTCCCGCCGCACACAGGGCGAACCGCTGTACAAGAAGCAGTCGGTGCAGCAGATGCTGGCCGACTCGAAGATCCAACTCGTCCAGTTGCGACTCCTGGTACTGCACACCGCGTGGATCATCGACACCCAGCCGAACGGGACTGCTCGCAGCTCGATCGCGATGTGCAAAGTGCAGATGGCACGAGTGATGCACGACATCGTCGAACGCGCAGTCCACCTGCACGGGTCGCTGGGTGTCACGCTGGAGACCCCGCTCGCCGGATGGTGGGCGAGCGTGCCCCAACTGGCGCTCGCCGACGGGCCGACAGAGGTCCATCAGGGAACGGTCGCGAAGGAACTCCTCAAGGCATACACCGGGACCGACGATCCGTTCCCCACCGAGCACATTCCGGAGCGACTGGCGGCCGCCCGCGACAAGCACTCCGTCGTCCTCGCCGCACACGGCCTCACCTGA
- a CDS encoding ABC transporter ATP-binding protein has translation MNARIDVTGLAAGYGGSPVIRGVNFSLAPGEILAVLGPNGAGKSTTMLSLAGLIGRAAGTVTIDGTELSAGHPRRAAKQGVVLVPDDRSLFTTLTTTENLRLAATSREKVGEVLDLFPRLKERLKVPAGVLSGGEQQMLAIGRALVQDPKVLLIDELSMGLAPVIVESLLPILRTVAQTGVAVVLVEQHVSLALRTADRALVLAHGEEVLAGSADELLADPARIEAAYMGATHAA, from the coding sequence ATGAATGCCCGGATCGACGTCACCGGACTGGCCGCGGGCTACGGCGGATCGCCGGTGATCCGAGGAGTGAACTTCTCCCTCGCCCCCGGGGAGATCCTCGCGGTGCTCGGCCCTAACGGCGCTGGAAAGTCGACGACGATGCTGTCACTCGCCGGCCTGATCGGTCGCGCGGCCGGAACCGTGACGATCGACGGCACGGAGCTCTCGGCCGGACACCCGCGCCGAGCCGCGAAACAGGGCGTCGTGCTCGTACCCGACGATCGCTCGCTGTTCACCACGTTGACTACGACCGAGAACCTCCGACTCGCCGCGACCAGCCGAGAAAAGGTCGGCGAGGTGCTCGACCTGTTTCCGCGACTCAAAGAGCGGCTGAAGGTCCCTGCGGGGGTGCTCTCGGGTGGCGAGCAGCAGATGCTCGCAATCGGTCGTGCCCTGGTTCAGGACCCGAAGGTTCTGCTGATCGACGAGTTGTCCATGGGGCTCGCACCCGTCATCGTCGAATCGCTGCTGCCCATTCTGCGCACCGTGGCGCAGACCGGAGTCGCGGTCGTCCTCGTCGAACAGCACGTGTCGCTCGCGTTGCGCACCGCGGACCGCGCTCTCGTGCTCGCACACGGTGAAGAGGTCCTCGCCGGTTCGGCGGACGAACTGCTCGCCGATCCGGCGAGGATCGAAGCCGCGTACATGGGGGCGACGCACGCGGCCTGA
- a CDS encoding TetR family transcriptional regulator, whose protein sequence is MQVRTSQTEAAVQRGLSRRRATAEDEVARLIAAGRKLFGGAGDPRIADIVAMAGVSLEAFYRYFGSKSAFIAAVADDGTSRVVTYVRHKTEGADTPEQKLRAVVDAVMRQAASPELAAASRNLLGTRSDSTSVLTFRGEIADLLSPVLGGLGSTDAPRDARIAATAVIGAVEDHIWSDTRPTSDDIDRLVDFIARAVRR, encoded by the coding sequence GTGCAGGTACGGACATCACAGACCGAAGCAGCCGTCCAGCGCGGTCTGAGCCGACGGCGCGCGACGGCCGAGGACGAGGTCGCCCGTCTGATCGCCGCGGGCCGAAAACTGTTCGGCGGGGCAGGCGATCCCCGCATCGCAGACATCGTCGCCATGGCGGGCGTCTCCTTGGAAGCCTTCTATCGGTACTTCGGGAGCAAGTCCGCGTTCATCGCAGCCGTCGCCGACGACGGCACCAGCCGCGTCGTCACATACGTCCGACACAAGACTGAAGGCGCCGACACACCGGAACAGAAGCTCCGCGCCGTGGTCGACGCCGTGATGCGCCAGGCCGCGAGCCCGGAACTCGCAGCGGCGTCCCGGAACCTTCTGGGCACCCGCAGCGACTCGACATCGGTCCTGACGTTCCGGGGTGAGATCGCCGACCTGCTCTCGCCGGTGCTGGGCGGCCTCGGTTCGACCGATGCGCCCCGTGATGCGCGCATCGCCGCCACCGCGGTGATCGGTGCCGTTGAAGATCACATCTGGAGCGACACTCGGCCGACATCCGACGACATCGATCGCCTCGTCGACTTCATCGCTCGCGCCGTGCGTCGCTGA
- a CDS encoding nuclear transport factor 2 family protein: MEHWELVAREGVRNVYAEYNHAGDRFRIDDLAACFAADGVLEIKGGARATGREAIVEMLTGARSDDSDWTPQIRHYVASLVFATVTQDRIASSAYFQVLTQRGLDHWGRYRDVVVRDGDRWVFAHRLVAVDAAVDGAWYDGPVSGR, encoded by the coding sequence ATGGAGCATTGGGAACTAGTGGCGCGCGAAGGCGTCCGGAACGTCTATGCCGAGTACAACCACGCGGGCGACCGCTTCCGGATCGATGATCTCGCGGCCTGCTTCGCGGCCGACGGCGTGCTGGAGATCAAGGGTGGGGCGCGGGCGACCGGCCGGGAGGCGATCGTCGAGATGCTTACCGGAGCACGCTCCGACGATTCGGACTGGACCCCGCAGATACGCCACTACGTCGCGAGTCTCGTGTTCGCGACGGTGACGCAGGATCGGATCGCGTCGTCCGCGTACTTTCAGGTGCTCACCCAGCGTGGCCTCGATCATTGGGGCAGATACCGTGACGTCGTCGTCCGAGACGGCGACCGCTGGGTGTTCGCGCACCGCCTCGTCGCCGTGGACGCAGCGGTGGACGGTGCGTGGTATGACGGGCCGGTCAGCGGGCGCTGA
- a CDS encoding FadR/GntR family transcriptional regulator, translated as MAKLDAAPPIGRVGEVMRAPKTAELIAGHLRRQIVRGDLAPGQTLPAEAELMEQFSVSRPTLREAFRILEAETLIGVRRGARGGAQVLEPDPMVAARHVGLLLQLQNTTIQDVYEARMITEPVCAGMLAAASTDDDVAALRAVITDVRTLVDGWVEATPDMHRWSEMTYRFHEVILQRCGNKTLAVQGAVLADIVGTHLQQTISQGMTSPDHEQKDRFQRTVRSYVRLANLVEKHDSTGAEKHWRRHMEVAAQYLFMFDAENKPLVDLFN; from the coding sequence ATGGCGAAGCTCGACGCGGCACCGCCCATCGGACGTGTAGGCGAGGTGATGCGTGCGCCGAAGACCGCCGAACTGATCGCCGGACATCTCCGCCGTCAGATCGTTCGGGGCGACCTGGCCCCGGGACAGACCCTCCCCGCCGAAGCGGAACTCATGGAACAATTCTCGGTCTCTCGGCCGACTCTACGTGAAGCGTTCCGCATCCTCGAAGCCGAGACTCTGATCGGAGTTCGGCGCGGCGCGCGAGGAGGTGCGCAGGTCCTCGAGCCGGACCCGATGGTCGCGGCCCGCCACGTCGGACTCCTCCTCCAACTGCAGAACACGACGATTCAAGACGTCTACGAGGCCCGGATGATCACCGAACCCGTGTGCGCGGGCATGTTGGCGGCGGCGAGCACCGACGACGACGTTGCGGCCCTGCGCGCGGTGATCACCGACGTCAGAACTCTCGTCGACGGCTGGGTCGAGGCCACCCCCGACATGCACCGATGGAGTGAGATGACCTACCGGTTCCACGAGGTGATTCTGCAACGCTGCGGCAACAAGACCCTCGCCGTCCAGGGAGCGGTCCTCGCGGACATCGTCGGCACGCACCTACAGCAGACGATCTCCCAGGGAATGACCAGCCCCGACCACGAGCAGAAGGATCGGTTCCAACGGACGGTCCGCTCCTATGTCCGGCTCGCCAATCTGGTGGAGAAGCACGACAGCACCGGCGCCGAGAAGCACTGGCGGCGGCACATGGAGGTCGCGGCGCAGTACCTCTTCATGTTCGACGCTGAGAACAAGCCGCTCGTCGACCTGTTCAACTGA
- a CDS encoding phosphotransferase family protein, protein MTDLLDEMSPRVVDGLARTRPECRLVGLEPLTGGSSSLTYVARLDGSDDLVVKVAPPGIEPVRNRDVLRQARLMSALNRHGGVRVPRVVFATPGAGLDVPPFFAMEMVAGVCEEPVLTRAEDRAAPTEVAARAYDAATVMAELHAVRPAELGAVVADEPVVGLADEIARWTRAFETVPGDLQYDYRTCADLLLASVPAPLDPVVNHGDYRLGNTLCAGGSVTAIIDWEIWSVGDPRVDLTWLTFFTDDAEHPAAEPGTPAGTPTKAELIEAYQNAAQTRLPDMDWFDTLTRYKEAAATALLLKRARRGGDLPPPMRRMIDGVPTLLEEVRAALS, encoded by the coding sequence GTGACGGATCTACTCGATGAGATGTCGCCGCGTGTGGTCGACGGACTGGCTCGGACGCGGCCGGAATGCCGGCTGGTGGGACTGGAACCGTTGACCGGCGGGTCGTCGAGCCTGACGTATGTTGCGCGATTGGACGGGAGCGACGACCTGGTCGTCAAGGTCGCGCCGCCGGGCATCGAACCGGTACGAAACCGGGACGTGCTTCGGCAGGCCCGGTTGATGAGCGCACTGAACCGTCACGGTGGAGTGCGTGTGCCGCGGGTCGTGTTCGCGACTCCGGGAGCCGGCCTCGACGTGCCACCGTTCTTCGCGATGGAGATGGTCGCCGGGGTCTGTGAGGAGCCGGTGCTCACCCGGGCGGAGGACCGCGCGGCGCCGACTGAGGTGGCTGCGCGCGCGTATGACGCAGCGACGGTGATGGCCGAGTTGCACGCGGTGCGACCCGCCGAGCTCGGCGCGGTGGTGGCCGATGAGCCCGTCGTCGGTCTCGCCGACGAGATCGCGCGGTGGACACGAGCCTTCGAGACAGTTCCCGGCGACCTTCAATACGACTATCGAACGTGCGCCGATCTGCTTCTGGCGTCGGTGCCCGCGCCCCTGGACCCGGTTGTGAACCACGGTGACTACCGGCTCGGGAACACGCTCTGCGCCGGGGGCTCCGTGACGGCGATCATCGACTGGGAGATCTGGTCGGTCGGCGATCCGAGAGTGGATCTGACCTGGCTCACGTTCTTCACCGACGACGCCGAGCATCCGGCGGCCGAGCCGGGAACGCCGGCGGGCACGCCGACCAAGGCCGAGCTGATCGAGGCGTATCAGAACGCCGCGCAGACCAGGCTTCCGGACATGGACTGGTTCGACACGTTGACGCGGTACAAGGAGGCCGCCGCGACCGCGCTGTTGTTGAAGCGGGCTCGCCGAGGTGGCGATCTGCCGCCCCCGATGCGGCGGATGATCGACGGCGTGCCGACGCTTCTGGAGGAGGTCCGCGCGGCGCTGTCGTGA
- a CDS encoding ABC transporter substrate-binding protein — MRHLTPQIGRRTAAALAVPLLVFGAAACAEDTSTDSNAAEGAVSSAPEGTFQGTKAEGSPIKIGVINSEDGPAISQPEGRLAADAAVKYANENLGGIGGHPIETFVCKSKEDTASATDCANQMVEQKVAAVAVLNTAHGDAMAPIITGAGIPYTGYNGAGGTELRSDKSFFWTGGFPSVLIGMAQYAAEHGHKTATLFVTDNAAVVGSTEAMGKPAFEKAGVTLTVAPIPLGTPDASSQVAAGVKDKPGMVGLVGDATMCTSTLKGLTTVQYSGDMLVVSPCIEDSTIEGAGEALGKSKVVTSTSGGGSDKESLIYRAVMAKYAPDTSLGGASQTGFQSMLGLIRAAASLTGEPTAANTMTAIRAAADVPIPLGGGATMTCNGTALAGLKAPCANYVLVGDLDDKGKSSDVSLIQLNK, encoded by the coding sequence ATGCGTCACCTGACACCGCAGATCGGCCGCCGCACCGCGGCAGCTCTCGCCGTTCCTCTGCTCGTCTTCGGCGCCGCTGCGTGCGCCGAGGACACATCCACCGACTCGAACGCCGCGGAAGGGGCCGTCTCGTCCGCTCCCGAGGGAACGTTCCAGGGCACCAAGGCCGAGGGCTCACCGATCAAGATCGGCGTCATCAATTCCGAGGACGGTCCCGCCATCTCGCAACCCGAGGGCAGGCTTGCCGCCGACGCCGCGGTCAAGTACGCCAACGAGAACCTCGGCGGCATCGGCGGTCACCCGATCGAGACGTTCGTCTGCAAGAGCAAGGAGGACACCGCCTCAGCCACCGACTGTGCCAACCAGATGGTCGAGCAGAAGGTCGCCGCCGTCGCCGTCCTGAACACCGCTCACGGCGACGCCATGGCACCGATCATCACCGGCGCGGGCATCCCTTACACCGGTTACAACGGTGCAGGCGGGACCGAACTGCGGTCGGACAAGTCGTTCTTCTGGACCGGCGGATTCCCGAGCGTGCTGATAGGCATGGCGCAGTACGCCGCCGAACACGGCCACAAGACCGCGACCCTGTTCGTCACCGATAACGCCGCCGTCGTCGGCTCCACCGAGGCGATGGGCAAGCCTGCGTTCGAGAAGGCGGGCGTCACTCTGACCGTCGCCCCCATCCCTCTCGGCACCCCGGACGCCTCGTCACAGGTCGCGGCCGGCGTCAAGGACAAGCCCGGAATGGTCGGACTCGTCGGTGATGCGACCATGTGCACCTCGACGCTCAAGGGGCTCACCACCGTCCAGTACTCGGGCGACATGCTGGTGGTCTCCCCGTGCATCGAGGACTCGACCATCGAAGGCGCAGGCGAGGCACTGGGGAAGTCCAAGGTCGTCACCTCGACGAGCGGCGGCGGCAGCGACAAGGAGTCGCTGATCTACCGCGCCGTGATGGCGAAGTACGCACCCGACACCAGCCTCGGCGGCGCCTCCCAGACCGGATTCCAGTCGATGCTCGGCCTCATCCGTGCGGCAGCATCGCTCACCGGCGAGCCGACGGCGGCGAACACCATGACCGCGATCCGGGCGGCGGCCGACGTCCCGATCCCGCTCGGCGGCGGCGCGACGATGACGTGCAACGGAACCGCGCTTGCGGGCCTGAAGGCACCGTGCGCCAATTACGTTCTCGTCGGCGACCTGGACGACAAGGGGAAGAGCTCCGACGTCTCCCTGATCCAGCTCAACAAGTGA
- a CDS encoding NAD-dependent epimerase/dehydratase family protein, whose amino-acid sequence MRVLIYGATGYLGGAIVRRLVGEHDVVGFARRADAADDLRTLGADAVVGDLDDISAAVAHVDAADAVIYAAQLLIQPEFDVVEAVIERMAGSGKTLVFTSGTGVLSERTDGDWSENTFAEDDEFVPSKYVGARKDTEDLVRAAAERGVRAMVVRPGMIWGHGGCPMIRGLFRSAEATGAVCYIGRGLNLYSNVHVDDVAEVYSLALDKGVAGALYHAVSGETNYRTLAEAVAARLAVSTRSVDLGTALEFWDKFTALIAFSVCSRSRAPRTRRELGWMPSPDRLDILDDIDELVARRTTVRG is encoded by the coding sequence ATGCGAGTTCTGATCTACGGCGCGACCGGATACCTCGGAGGAGCGATTGTGCGTCGGCTCGTCGGAGAGCACGACGTCGTCGGATTCGCGCGTCGCGCGGACGCGGCGGACGATCTCCGGACGCTCGGCGCCGATGCCGTCGTCGGCGACCTCGACGACATCTCGGCAGCGGTGGCGCATGTCGACGCTGCCGATGCGGTGATCTACGCGGCTCAATTACTGATCCAGCCGGAGTTCGACGTCGTGGAGGCGGTGATCGAGCGCATGGCGGGCTCAGGAAAGACCCTGGTCTTCACTTCGGGTACGGGCGTGTTGTCCGAACGCACCGACGGCGATTGGAGCGAGAACACCTTCGCCGAGGACGACGAGTTCGTGCCGTCGAAGTACGTCGGTGCGCGAAAAGACACCGAAGACCTCGTCCGAGCGGCTGCGGAGCGGGGTGTGCGTGCGATGGTCGTCCGGCCGGGCATGATCTGGGGGCACGGTGGTTGTCCGATGATCCGCGGGCTGTTCCGGTCCGCCGAGGCGACCGGGGCGGTGTGCTACATCGGGCGCGGCCTGAATCTGTATTCGAATGTGCATGTCGACGACGTCGCCGAGGTGTATTCGCTTGCGTTAGACAAGGGCGTTGCCGGTGCGCTCTACCACGCTGTGTCGGGTGAGACGAACTACCGGACGCTGGCCGAGGCTGTCGCCGCGAGGTTGGCGGTGTCGACGCGCAGCGTCGATCTCGGCACGGCGCTTGAGTTCTGGGACAAGTTCACCGCTTTGATAGCGTTCAGTGTGTGCAGTCGGTCGCGCGCACCTCGGACGAGGAGGGAACTGGGGTGGATGCCGAGTCCGGATCGACTCGATATCCTCGAC
- a CDS encoding branched-chain amino acid ABC transporter permease/ATP-binding protein, protein MTDHLLFLILGLGSGSVFAALAMALVVTYRSSGVVNFATGAIALYVAYTFAFLRKGKLLIPIPGLPDNIDLGAPQTLAASMVISLVIAAVLGLILYGLVFRPLRSASPVTKAVASIGVMLLIQAIMAQKVGTSPVSVERIVPENYFTIAGTRVPTDSLFFAGIIVLLGIALTLLIRFTRFGLATRAVAETEQGALVSGLSPDRVAAINWALSTVVAGLAGILISPIVPLIPMSYTLFIVPALAAALCGNLTKLGPAIIAGLLIGVAQSELTYLQSTVDWFPASGTAELVPLILILILLVARRDRLPQRGSVTAPSLGRAPRPRNLYVPLLAVIPAAVLLVATQGSVRGAVVTTFILGVIALSQVVVTGYAGQVSLAQLAIAGVAAFTLSRLTSDLGIPFPIAPILAALIATVAGVVVGLPALRLRGLPVAIVTLAMAVAVEALWFRNVDFNGGLDGAPVKAPKLFGLDLSIGAGESYPRIGFGILCLVVLTAAAFGVAWLRTHRLGASMLAVRANERSAAAAGIDVRRVKIAAFAIGSFIAAIGGTLMAYQQNGAAPTSYTAIAGISLFAMVYLAGVSSVAGGILAGVIGAGGILFLALDRWIHFGSYFGIVAGLLLVVTIIRNPEGVVGPLHTLAARVGRGRQGPQVAATAAPSTAPDAPVIGGPVLTVRDIGVRYGGVTALEDVSFDVREGEILGLIGPNGAGKTTLVDAISGYADYTGSVRLEEHALDGVAPHRRSRAGLGRTFQGIELYDDLTVRENVVVGTTATLGRFDDAHEPDLDRLFATLDLSEVADRPVDEISQGRRQLVSVARALAGRPHVVLLDEPAAGLDSGESQWLGERLRAARAGGVTVVMVEHDMGLVLDVCDRVVVLDLGKVIAVGTPAEIQSDPTVIAAYLGGSSSSEPDGADTVETNNHEVNV, encoded by the coding sequence ATGACCGACCATCTGTTATTCCTGATTCTGGGCCTCGGCAGCGGTTCAGTGTTCGCGGCGCTCGCCATGGCGCTCGTCGTGACCTATCGCAGTTCTGGGGTGGTGAACTTCGCCACCGGCGCGATCGCCCTGTACGTCGCCTACACATTCGCCTTTCTTCGGAAGGGCAAGCTCCTCATCCCGATTCCGGGGCTGCCGGACAACATCGATCTCGGTGCGCCGCAGACCCTCGCCGCTTCCATGGTGATCTCGCTGGTGATCGCCGCGGTCCTCGGTCTGATCCTTTACGGACTGGTGTTCAGGCCGCTGCGGTCGGCGTCGCCGGTGACCAAGGCCGTCGCCTCGATCGGTGTGATGCTGCTGATTCAGGCCATCATGGCGCAAAAGGTCGGTACAAGTCCGGTGTCGGTGGAACGCATCGTGCCGGAGAACTACTTCACGATCGCCGGTACCCGCGTTCCCACCGACTCGCTGTTCTTCGCCGGGATCATCGTCCTGCTGGGAATCGCCCTGACCCTGCTCATCCGCTTCACCCGATTCGGTCTCGCGACCCGAGCCGTCGCCGAGACCGAGCAGGGAGCACTGGTGTCCGGGTTATCGCCCGACCGGGTTGCGGCGATCAACTGGGCGCTGTCCACCGTCGTGGCGGGTCTCGCAGGCATCCTGATCTCGCCGATAGTTCCACTGATTCCGATGTCGTACACGCTGTTCATCGTGCCCGCGCTGGCGGCCGCACTGTGCGGCAATCTGACAAAGCTCGGGCCTGCCATCATCGCGGGTCTGTTGATCGGCGTCGCGCAGTCCGAGCTCACGTATCTGCAGTCGACCGTCGACTGGTTCCCGGCCTCGGGCACCGCGGAACTCGTTCCGCTGATCCTCATCCTGATCCTGCTGGTCGCCCGACGCGACCGGCTGCCTCAGCGGGGATCCGTCACGGCACCGTCGCTGGGACGTGCGCCGCGACCGCGGAACCTATACGTCCCGCTTCTGGCGGTGATTCCGGCCGCAGTTCTGCTCGTGGCCACGCAGGGCTCGGTGCGTGGCGCGGTGGTCACGACGTTCATCCTCGGCGTGATCGCGCTGTCGCAGGTGGTGGTGACCGGTTACGCCGGGCAGGTCTCCCTCGCCCAGCTGGCGATCGCAGGCGTCGCGGCGTTCACGTTGTCCCGTCTGACCAGCGATCTGGGGATCCCGTTCCCGATCGCACCGATCCTCGCCGCGCTGATCGCCACTGTCGCCGGTGTCGTCGTCGGGCTGCCCGCGCTGCGACTCCGCGGTCTGCCGGTCGCCATCGTCACCCTCGCCATGGCGGTGGCCGTCGAGGCGCTCTGGTTCCGCAACGTCGACTTCAACGGCGGGCTCGACGGCGCACCTGTCAAAGCGCCGAAGCTGTTCGGACTCGACCTGAGCATCGGTGCGGGCGAATCCTATCCGCGGATCGGATTCGGCATCCTGTGCCTGGTGGTCCTCACCGCCGCCGCGTTCGGTGTCGCGTGGCTGCGCACCCATCGGCTCGGCGCGTCCATGCTCGCCGTCCGCGCCAACGAGCGTTCGGCCGCAGCCGCGGGCATCGATGTTCGACGGGTCAAGATCGCCGCGTTCGCGATCGGATCGTTCATCGCGGCGATCGGCGGAACCCTGATGGCGTACCAGCAGAACGGTGCGGCCCCGACGTCGTACACCGCGATCGCCGGAATCAGTCTGTTCGCGATGGTCTATCTCGCAGGCGTGTCGTCGGTGGCGGGTGGCATCCTCGCCGGAGTCATCGGAGCCGGCGGCATCCTGTTCCTCGCGTTGGACCGGTGGATCCATTTCGGTTCATACTTCGGGATCGTCGCAGGCCTGCTGCTCGTCGTCACCATCATTCGGAACCCGGAGGGGGTCGTCGGACCGCTGCACACCCTCGCCGCACGGGTCGGACGAGGACGGCAGGGGCCACAGGTCGCGGCGACTGCAGCCCCATCAACCGCCCCCGATGCACCCGTCATCGGCGGGCCCGTCCTCACCGTGCGCGACATCGGCGTCCGTTACGGTGGCGTCACAGCGCTGGAAGACGTCTCGTTCGATGTGCGCGAGGGCGAGATCCTGGGACTCATCGGCCCCAACGGCGCGGGCAAGACCACCCTCGTCGACGCGATCAGCGGCTACGCCGACTACACCGGATCGGTGAGGCTCGAGGAGCACGCTCTCGACGGCGTCGCTCCGCACCGGCGCAGCCGCGCGGGACTGGGCCGAACCTTCCAGGGAATCGAACTGTACGACGACCTGACCGTGCGGGAGAACGTCGTGGTCGGTACGACCGCCACACTCGGTCGTTTCGATGACGCGCACGAACCGGATCTGGATCGACTGTTCGCCACCCTCGATCTGAGCGAGGTCGCCGACCGTCCGGTCGACGAAATCTCTCAGGGCCGTCGCCAGCTCGTGTCTGTGGCTCGCGCCCTCGCCGGTCGACCGCACGTCGTCCTGCTCGACGAGCCCGCAGCCGGTCTCGACTCCGGCGAGAGCCAGTGGCTCGGCGAACGCCTGCGTGCGGCTCGCGCGGGCGGAGTCACGGTCGTCATGGTCGAGCACGACATGGGGCTGGTCCTCGACGTGTGCGACCGCGTCGTGGTCCTAGACCTCGGCAAGGTCATCGCGGTCGGCACACCCGCCGAGATCCAGTCCGATCCCACGGTCATCGCCGCCTACCTGGGCGGCTCCAGCTCGTCGGAACCAGACGGAGCCGACACCGTCGAAACGAACAACCACGAGGTGAATGTATGA